A stretch of Zymoseptoria tritici IPO323 chromosome 1, whole genome shotgun sequence DNA encodes these proteins:
- the MgASP3 gene encoding aspartyl protease: protein MYTLFIFLAVCTVSFGNPGLRSRRTGTHRRNALSGDAAHPKRTIDHREAAACENGTYVADIVWMEQGTSPGLNVQVGEDVLTVVFDLGSSPFYVLGANWGCIDHIYGNITHYPRSKCGGEANTTSPGFTFSGGSIIGAGFNSTYAGGLYGALGEIGYQEITLGNLTVPNAITGIATQVEIARSGVLSTNGVMGFAFPFLTSYWRRSELDQVGELQYVTNISHYKPVVFQAAADGLVNPIFGYYYDGLGGVDGTVCGQLTLGAEPNIRSGPYSQDVPVVPYTDETGDPSTHNFAFWNFHIDGLKILHSPDADPVIFSYLDDDPVDVIPFEGNGTSMRPYIKHTPALDTGTLYSSIPRDVFDELTKHIDPAPFVDKYGVLATACNATVPDLAVMIAGSDLWFNRSGIVFPPSWNPEEESCELAITADDFVGLGSTWLINVVAVHDFSDSERPVSRFAQRRGDVEDTIAAEMQTAWCNGGC from the exons ATGTACACTCTCTTCATTTTCTTGGCCGTGTGCACAGTGTCGTTCGGCAATCCAGGTCTCCGCTCCCGCAGAACGGGCACGCACAGGCGAAACGCACTTTCAGGAGATGCCGCTCATCCAAAACGAACCATCGACCACCGAGAAGCTGCAGCGTGCGAGAACGGCACCTACGTTGCCGATATCGTCTGGATGGAACAGGGCACATCACCTGGTCTCAATGTTCAGGTCGGCGAAGACGTTTTGACTGTCGTATTCGACCTGGGCAGCAGTCCTTTCTATGTCCTCGGAGCGAATTGGGGGTGCATTGACCATATCTACGGCAACATTACGCACTA CCCACGGAGCAAATGCGGCGGCGAAGCGAACACCACGAGCCCTGGGTTTACATTCTCGGGTGGCTCGATTATCGGTGCTGGTTTCAACTCTACCTACGCCGGTGGCCTTTACGGAGCTCTAGGCGAAATCGGCTACCAGGAAATTACTCTTGGAAATCTCACCGTCCCGAATGCGATCACCGGGATCGCAACGCAGGTCGAAATCGCACGCAGCGGCGTGCTCTCGACTAACGGCGTAATGGGCTTCGCTTTTCCATTCCTCACATCTTACTGGCGACGATCCGAACTTGATCAGGTTGGAGAGCTCCAATATGTCACAAACATTTCTCACTACAAACCTGTCGTTTTCCAAGCGGCGGCGGACGGCCTTGTCAACCCAATATTTGGATACTATTACGACGGCCTAGGCGGTGTAGACGGCACGGTCTGTGGCCAGCTTACCCTCGGCGCGGAGCCCAATATCCGTTCGGGACCGTACTCGCAGGATGTGCCCGTAGTACCTTATACCGATGAGACTGGCGATCCTTCCACTCATAACTTCGCGTTTTGGAACTTTCACATCGACGGGCTCAAGATCCTTCACTCCCCAGACGCAGACCCTGTGATCTTCTCGTACCTTGACGACGACCCGGTAGACGTCATACCGTTTGAAGGAAATGGCACGTCGATGCGGCCGTATATAAAACACACTCCTGCACTCGACACGGGCACTTTGTATTCTTCGATTCCCCGAGACGTGTTCGACGAACTCACCAAACACATCGACCCGGCTCCATTCGTCGACAAGTACGGCGTCCTCGCCACCGCATGCAACGCAACCGTGCCAGACCTGGCCGTCATGATCGCCGGTTCGGATCTCTGGTTCAATCGCTCGGGTATTGTCTTCCCACCCAGCTGGAATCCTGAAGAAGAGTCGTGCGAGCTCGCGATTACTGCCGACGACTTTGTGGGGCTCGGATCGACGTGGTTGATCAACGTGGTGGCGGTGCATGATTTCAGCGATTCGGAAAGACCGGTGTCGAGGTTTGCGCAGAGG CGAGGCGATGTCGAGGACACTATTGCCGCTGAGATGCAGACGGCGTGGTGCAACGGCGGCTGCTGA